One genomic segment of Aliarcobacter cibarius includes these proteins:
- a CDS encoding SufE family protein yields MSIKQRIENIKEDLEFFDEELAKYEYIIDLGKKLPSFDEKNQIPENLVHGCTSQVWLICEKKDDKLFFYGTSDAIIVKGLVYIILEIFSNSTIQELKEVDMDIIRELNLSEVITPNRQSGVIGMIKKIKEYALKY; encoded by the coding sequence ATGAGTATAAAACAAAGAATTGAAAATATAAAAGAAGATTTAGAATTTTTCGATGAAGAGTTAGCAAAATATGAATATATTATAGATTTAGGTAAAAAACTTCCTTCATTTGATGAAAAGAATCAAATTCCTGAAAACTTAGTTCATGGATGCACTTCGCAAGTTTGGTTAATTTGTGAAAAAAAAGATGACAAACTGTTTTTTTATGGAACAAGTGACGCAATAATAGTAAAAGGTTTAGTTTATATTATTTTAGAAATTTTCTCAAACTCTACAATACAGGAGTTAAAAGAAGTTGACATGGATATTATAAGAGAATTAAATTTAAGTGAAGTTATTACTCCAAATAGACAAAGTGGAGTTATTGGAATGATTAAAAAAATAAAAGAATATGCTTTAAAATATTAA
- a CDS encoding metal-sulfur cluster assembly factor, whose translation MNGIFNKEEIKEKIIENLKKVYDPEIPVDIYNLGLIYNIELEERENYLFCEIEMTLTSPACPVADSLLEQVRYVAMAVDEVDEAKVNLVFEPVWEPHMMSEDAKEIMGASGAAISW comes from the coding sequence ATGAACGGAATTTTCAATAAAGAAGAGATAAAAGAAAAAATTATAGAGAATTTAAAAAAAGTTTATGACCCAGAAATACCTGTAGACATTTATAATTTAGGGTTAATTTATAATATAGAACTTGAAGAAAGAGAAAATTATCTATTTTGTGAAATAGAAATGACTCTTACAAGTCCGGCTTGTCCTGTAGCTGACAGCTTACTAGAACAAGTAAGATACGTAGCAATGGCAGTTGATGAAGTAGATGAAGCAAAAGTTAATCTAGTATTTGAACCTGTTTGGGAACCTCACATGATGAGTGAAGATGCAAAAGAGATTATGGGAGCAAGTGGAGCTGCTATCTCTTGGTAA
- a CDS encoding aminotransferase class V-fold PLP-dependent enzyme: MYKKDFPYFSNSNSVYLDNGATTQKPQAVIGATVDYYSKYCSNTHRSSFGDANKSTTEFENTREVLRRFINANKKEEIIFTKGVTESINFIASSFARRFKTIIISSLEHHANIVPWHMQNRTLGNGLEVVNCNENLDFDFTHFEELLKSNPNSFVSIAHVTNAFGKVHDIKRIISLAHSYNCPILIDGAQSLSSFKIDVQELDCDFFAISGHKTFGPTGVGAIYIKEKFHDLVEPYQTGGAVINIVDLEKGSTFLPSPYKFEAGTQNIAGVIAFSKALEYVENIGYETIQKRKKELLEYLDSELRKLPDIIFYNDLKDCSGTRSFNFKGIMHDDISILLDKLKVAVRVGHHCAQPIMKKLGVKGTIRVSLAFYNDFEDIDKLMVALKKALSMLKD; encoded by the coding sequence ATGTATAAAAAAGATTTTCCATATTTTAGTAACTCAAATAGTGTTTATTTAGACAATGGGGCAACGACTCAAAAGCCTCAAGCTGTAATTGGTGCAACAGTCGATTACTACTCAAAATATTGTTCAAATACACACAGAAGTAGTTTTGGAGATGCAAATAAATCTACAACAGAGTTTGAAAACACAAGAGAAGTTTTAAGAAGATTTATAAATGCAAATAAAAAAGAAGAAATAATTTTTACAAAAGGGGTAACTGAAAGTATAAATTTCATAGCCTCTTCTTTTGCAAGAAGATTTAAAACAATCATCATCTCAAGTCTTGAGCACCACGCAAATATTGTGCCTTGGCATATGCAAAATAGAACTTTAGGAAATGGTCTTGAAGTTGTAAATTGTAATGAAAATTTAGATTTTGATTTTACTCATTTTGAAGAACTTTTAAAATCAAATCCAAACTCTTTTGTAAGTATTGCTCACGTAACAAATGCTTTTGGAAAAGTTCATGATATAAAAAGAATTATCTCTTTAGCTCACTCTTACAACTGCCCTATTTTAATAGATGGTGCTCAAAGTTTAAGTAGTTTTAAAATAGATGTTCAAGAACTTGACTGTGATTTTTTTGCCATTTCAGGACACAAAACTTTTGGACCAACTGGAGTTGGAGCTATTTATATAAAAGAAAAATTTCATGATTTAGTAGAACCTTATCAAACAGGTGGAGCTGTAATAAATATTGTTGATTTAGAAAAAGGGAGTACTTTTTTACCAAGTCCATATAAATTTGAAGCTGGAACTCAAAATATTGCAGGAGTTATTGCATTTTCTAAAGCTTTAGAATATGTAGAAAATATTGGATATGAAACAATACAAAAAAGAAAAAAAGAACTTTTAGAATACCTTGATAGTGAACTTAGAAAACTTCCCGATATAATATTTTATAATGATTTAAAAGATTGTAGTGGAACTAGAAGTTTCAACTTTAAAGGTATCATGCATGATGATATTTCAATATTACTTGACAAACTAAAAGTTGCAGTTAGAGTTGGTCATCATTGTGCCCAACCAATTATGAAAAAACTTGGAGTAAAAGGGACTATAAGAGTTAGCCTTGCTTTTTATAATGATTTTGAAGATATTGATAAACTTATGGTTGCTCTTAAAAAAGCACTTTCTATGTTAAAGGATTAA